A window of the Candidatus Krumholzibacteriota bacterium genome harbors these coding sequences:
- a CDS encoding 2-oxoacid:acceptor oxidoreductase family protein has translation MDNRYIDSGDLPFCRGCSHNLIIRHTAAALEKIGIDPLDVIMVTDIGCHGIIDRKSHTHTVHGLHGRSVALAVGISAALNNPRKKVIVFIGDGGSTIGINHIIGAAHRNFDMTVIVHNNMLYGMTGGQRSDLTPGGFRTRSPIGGFTEEPLDLVKITGDAGAAYVSRIAARGDFSDSLVEAFRIKGFSLVEILEICPAYGIKQNRDIKIADIGPAFNLPLETHMNENANKIDVEPRAAVSSLLGSLSPVPFEFSHALDDQFTVLVSGSAGEGVQVAAEIFITAAVSSGLNATKKGSYPVTVGTGFSAAEVILSPRDIGYTGITKIDWVLVSSEDGTSYLSNRIKGMTEGSVLADSTITLPSTGASVLTGDFRGSVNPKESTLVMMLVLLEISGIFPVEALIKAISDNRIGEKTDTAALLEAAKTIREQISR, from the coding sequence ATGGATAACAGGTATATAGACAGCGGGGACCTTCCGTTCTGCAGGGGATGCAGCCATAACCTGATCATCCGCCACACCGCCGCGGCGCTTGAAAAAATCGGGATCGATCCGCTTGACGTCATAATGGTAACAGACATAGGATGCCATGGTATAATAGACCGCAAGTCGCACACGCACACAGTCCACGGACTTCATGGCCGTTCGGTGGCTCTTGCCGTCGGAATTTCAGCGGCCCTCAACAACCCGCGGAAAAAAGTTATCGTCTTTATCGGCGACGGCGGAAGCACAATAGGGATCAATCATATCATCGGAGCCGCTCACCGTAATTTCGATATGACCGTTATTGTTCATAATAACATGCTCTATGGAATGACCGGAGGTCAGCGAAGCGACCTCACTCCGGGCGGATTCAGGACCCGTTCACCGATAGGAGGCTTTACAGAGGAACCTCTCGACCTGGTGAAGATCACAGGGGACGCGGGCGCCGCGTACGTCAGCAGGATAGCCGCCAGGGGCGATTTCTCCGACAGCCTCGTTGAAGCTTTCAGGATAAAGGGATTCTCCCTCGTCGAGATCCTCGAGATATGTCCAGCCTACGGGATCAAACAGAACAGGGACATTAAAATCGCCGACATCGGGCCGGCATTCAATCTGCCTCTCGAGACGCATATGAATGAGAACGCCAACAAGATCGATGTCGAGCCCCGCGCCGCCGTCTCATCGCTTCTCGGTTCGCTCAGTCCGGTCCCTTTTGAATTCTCACACGCTCTCGATGATCAGTTTACGGTCCTCGTAAGCGGATCTGCGGGAGAGGGAGTCCAGGTAGCGGCAGAGATCTTCATAACAGCTGCTGTCTCATCGGGTCTCAACGCCACGAAAAAAGGCAGTTATCCTGTCACCGTCGGGACCGGGTTCTCCGCGGCCGAGGTGATTCTTTCCCCGCGCGACATCGGATATACCGGCATAACGAAGATAGACTGGGTCCTGGTCTCTTCGGAAGACGGAACCTCTTATTTGAGCAACAGGATCAAGGGTATGACAGAAGGATCGGTGCTGGCCGATTCGACGATTACTCTTCCCTCGACAGGTGCTTCAGTGCTGACAGGCGACTTCAGGGGTTCGGTCAATCCGAAGGAGTCGACCCTTGTCATGATGCTGGTCCTGCTGGAAATATCGGGCATATTCCCGGTCGAAGCTTTGATAAAGGCGATCTCGGATAACCGTATCGGCGAAAAGACAGACACCGCGGCACTGCTCGAAGCGGCCAAAACGATCCGGGAACAGATTTCACGATAA
- a CDS encoding acyl-CoA dehydrogenase family protein, translated as MSFKALDFFNLDELLSEEEILVRETAAKFVDREVIPVIADHWEKATFPKELIPMMGELGFLGPFVPAEYGGAECSYTIYGLICQELERGDSGVRSFASVQGSLVMYPIWKFGSEEQKKKYLPELAAGKIVGCFGLTEPDAGSDPRSMLTRAKKDKGDWVLNGTKMWITNGSIADIAVVWAKDEEGKIRGFIVHSDDPGFSSPEQKHKVSLRASVTSELILEDVRIPADRELPGTDDLKSPLMCLTSARYGIAWGATGALQSVFDEVLGYTSERVQFNKPVASFQITQSKLAELATDLTNCQLMGHRLGRLADSGRMKHYHVSMAKRHNVNAALQGARKARGMLGANGITLEYQTMRHMCNLESVHTYEGTFEIHTLIIGEHLTGMSAFGNE; from the coding sequence ATGTCTTTTAAGGCTCTCGATTTTTTTAACCTCGATGAACTTCTGAGTGAAGAAGAGATACTTGTCAGGGAAACAGCGGCGAAATTCGTAGACAGGGAAGTGATCCCTGTTATCGCGGACCACTGGGAAAAGGCGACCTTCCCGAAGGAACTGATCCCGATGATGGGGGAACTGGGATTTCTCGGACCGTTCGTTCCGGCCGAATACGGCGGAGCGGAATGTTCTTACACGATATATGGATTGATCTGCCAGGAACTCGAAAGAGGGGATTCAGGCGTAAGGAGTTTCGCGTCTGTGCAGGGAAGCCTTGTGATGTACCCGATATGGAAATTCGGTTCGGAGGAGCAGAAGAAGAAATACCTGCCGGAACTCGCCGCCGGCAAGATCGTGGGCTGCTTCGGGCTTACCGAACCGGACGCCGGATCGGATCCGCGTTCGATGCTGACCCGCGCGAAAAAAGACAAGGGAGACTGGGTCCTTAATGGTACGAAGATGTGGATCACCAACGGTTCGATCGCCGATATCGCCGTCGTCTGGGCGAAGGACGAAGAGGGAAAGATAAGGGGATTCATAGTACACAGTGATGATCCCGGATTCTCCTCCCCCGAACAGAAGCACAAAGTATCGCTCCGTGCCTCTGTCACATCCGAGTTGATCCTTGAGGACGTGAGGATCCCCGCCGACAGGGAACTTCCCGGCACGGACGACCTTAAAAGCCCGCTGATGTGCCTTACATCGGCGCGGTACGGGATCGCCTGGGGCGCGACAGGCGCGCTGCAGTCGGTTTTCGACGAAGTCCTGGGATACACGAGCGAACGCGTCCAGTTCAACAAGCCCGTAGCTTCTTTCCAGATAACGCAGAGCAAGCTTGCCGAACTGGCGACCGATCTTACCAATTGCCAGCTTATGGGGCACAGGTTGGGAAGGCTCGCTGATTCGGGCAGGATGAAGCACTACCACGTCTCGATGGCAAAGAGACACAACGTCAACGCCGCGCTTCAGGGCGCGAGGAAAGCGCGCGGTATGCTCGGAGCGAACGGGATCACCCTTGAATACCAGACGATGCGCCATATGTGCAACCTTGAGTCGGTCCACACGTACGAAGGGACCTTTGAGATCCATACACTCATTATCGGTGAACACCTGACCGGGATGTCAGCGTTCGGCAACGAGTAG
- a CDS encoding T9SS type A sorting domain-containing protein has protein sequence MTGFDGRSSSVKVSGWHRSNGNLNRSAAAVIVTCLLVISFPFSAGAVDYAFVTTTDYESGSAARILLDGSHTTATGIASIHSDAVARWYNELVYVVNRGGADNIQILDPGAGYATIGQYSTGNGSNPQDIAFRSETKAYISTFDTNELLIMNTITGEITGSIDLSSFADGDGLCEMAYIFIKHDILFVAIQRIDRNNYWGPVGDSYIAVIDCAADTLIDCDGAVPGVQSIPLTGTNPFSEIIFDEASGKLHLSCVGWFGMQDGGIEIINPYTFQSEGYLLTETAAGGDINNFDLAGGAKGYAVVTNSSFHTELVSFDRASGTKTATLYSPGAWVINDIGISPYGELFLADQTPTDPGIRVYDTATDMEITSHPIDTGLPPFDITFSVPAHSGSDIPVIAAVGQNYPNPFNPTTTIPYFCEAGSKVRLEIFDTGGRRVRVLVDSYREKGAYKALWHGRNDAGLEVASGVYFLRYTVGDITGSRKLILLR, from the coding sequence ATGACGGGTTTCGATGGAAGATCGTCGTCAGTAAAAGTATCAGGATGGCACAGGTCGAACGGAAATCTCAACAGATCGGCTGCGGCAGTGATCGTGACCTGCCTGCTCGTTATTTCATTCCCTTTTTCCGCCGGCGCCGTGGATTACGCCTTCGTCACGACAACGGACTACGAGTCCGGATCGGCGGCGAGGATCCTGCTCGACGGATCGCATACTACCGCGACTGGAATAGCTTCGATACACAGCGACGCGGTGGCAAGGTGGTATAACGAGCTTGTATATGTCGTCAACAGGGGCGGAGCGGATAATATCCAGATACTCGATCCCGGCGCCGGGTACGCTACGATCGGACAGTATTCCACCGGGAACGGGTCGAACCCTCAGGATATCGCCTTCAGGTCTGAGACGAAGGCTTATATCTCCACCTTCGACACGAATGAACTGCTGATCATGAACACGATCACCGGGGAGATCACAGGCAGCATAGACCTCTCATCCTTTGCCGACGGCGACGGCCTCTGCGAGATGGCTTATATATTCATCAAGCATGACATACTCTTCGTTGCGATCCAGCGGATCGACAGGAACAACTACTGGGGCCCTGTCGGCGACAGCTATATCGCCGTGATAGATTGCGCCGCAGACACTCTCATCGACTGCGACGGCGCGGTCCCCGGCGTGCAATCGATACCGCTGACCGGAACTAACCCTTTTTCCGAGATCATCTTCGATGAGGCTTCGGGCAAGCTTCATCTTTCATGCGTCGGCTGGTTCGGGATGCAGGACGGCGGCATTGAGATAATCAACCCTTACACCTTTCAGTCGGAAGGGTATCTTCTCACGGAGACGGCGGCGGGGGGAGATATCAACAACTTCGATCTTGCGGGAGGCGCGAAAGGTTACGCGGTCGTCACGAATTCGAGTTTCCATACAGAACTGGTCAGTTTCGACCGGGCCTCTGGGACAAAGACGGCGACGCTCTACTCCCCCGGCGCGTGGGTGATCAACGATATCGGGATATCTCCGTATGGAGAGCTTTTCCTCGCCGACCAGACGCCGACCGATCCAGGGATCCGCGTATACGATACCGCCACCGATATGGAGATCACTTCCCATCCGATCGATACGGGGCTTCCTCCCTTCGACATCACTTTTTCCGTCCCGGCACACTCCGGCTCCGATATCCCGGTAATCGCCGCCGTTGGACAGAACTATCCAAATCCGTTCAACCCGACTACGACAATACCGTATTTCTGCGAGGCCGGATCGAAGGTGCGCCTCGAGATCTTCGACACGGGCGGCAGAAGAGTCAGAGTCCTTGTCGACTCTTATCGCGAAAAGGGAGCATACAAAGCGCTCTGGCACGGCAGGAACGATGCCGGCCTCGAAGTGGCGAGCGGAGTATATTTTCTGAGATACACTGTCGGCGACATCACCGGGTCGAGGAAACTGATTCTTCTTCGATAG
- a CDS encoding TonB-dependent receptor: protein MRSRPHRLSFLPIALALCLTVLRPVGASAEKGAESRNKPEKSQETLLDTLFWAPEIVVEGFHSTPGKEIFNRSGFVGLIELEKGKSAFEDAAGILSNTVGVRIKQYGGLGSFATMSIRGSSSTQVQVYIDGVPLNDAWSGMTDLADLSLEDIGRIEVYRGFSPTGFGASSVGGTVNLVPGTGRVGRDGEGANSMSASVAAGSFGARKYSAGADRQLSLLTLHLRAGYTESRGDFSFLDDNATPENPLDDANAIRENNDFTKLSLTGRMECKPAGFTSLSLNHSSVHREGGVPGIGANQSSRARLERQRRITWLRLKPLPVFSGSLHNDATIFYSSTRESFNDPAGEIDLTAAKTDNTIVSYGSNMKLKYFPPVLPLSIETFFEGRKERFHPVEHLPLYEEGPDRKRETLSCAASGDLSLLGDRIIFTYGHRWEWYANEFYDQPFFPWLPPTPQGRITGRNDSPGAGLRLMPFSFLTIKGNAGRYYRVPTFFEMFGNLGSVTGDASLTPETGFNRDIGIILSSERFAWIRDLFIEAIYLHNEIDDLILFFPNSQSTVKPENIGSATVRGVELSAAGSLPWPVRISGNYCWLESVDTGPIPYYNGNSLPGRPEHAASISLQYDAKWWGARWETNYTSPNFLDRANMKEAGARTIHNLNLVIRPPLGGVTFTIEGLNIGDEKTSDVAGFPLPGRSFYASVRYQL from the coding sequence ATGAGAAGCCGTCCTCACAGACTGTCTTTCCTGCCGATCGCACTGGCGTTATGCCTGACAGTCCTCCGCCCTGTCGGGGCAAGCGCCGAAAAGGGCGCGGAATCGCGGAATAAACCTGAAAAATCTCAAGAGACTCTCCTCGACACCCTTTTCTGGGCCCCGGAGATCGTAGTCGAGGGGTTTCACTCCACGCCGGGCAAGGAGATATTCAACAGAAGCGGCTTTGTCGGCCTGATAGAACTGGAAAAGGGGAAAAGCGCCTTCGAGGACGCCGCCGGTATCCTTTCAAACACCGTTGGAGTAAGGATAAAACAGTACGGCGGGCTCGGCTCATTCGCGACGATGTCGATCCGTGGATCGTCGTCGACCCAGGTGCAGGTCTATATCGACGGAGTCCCGCTAAACGACGCGTGGTCGGGGATGACCGACCTGGCTGATCTTTCCCTTGAAGATATAGGCAGGATAGAGGTCTACCGCGGATTCAGCCCTACCGGATTCGGCGCATCCTCGGTGGGCGGAACGGTCAACCTCGTCCCTGGAACAGGCAGGGTCGGCCGGGATGGCGAAGGGGCGAACTCGATGAGCGCTTCGGTAGCAGCCGGTTCATTCGGGGCGCGGAAATATTCCGCCGGGGCAGACCGGCAACTTTCGCTTCTCACACTTCACCTTCGCGCGGGGTATACCGAAAGCCGCGGCGACTTTTCATTCCTCGACGATAACGCTACTCCCGAGAATCCTCTTGACGACGCTAACGCCATAAGGGAGAACAACGATTTTACGAAACTCAGCCTTACAGGCAGGATGGAGTGCAAACCGGCCGGATTCACCTCCCTTTCGCTCAATCACAGCAGCGTCCACCGCGAAGGCGGAGTCCCCGGGATCGGAGCGAATCAGTCGTCGAGAGCAAGGCTTGAGCGCCAGCGGAGGATAACGTGGCTGAGACTCAAGCCGCTGCCGGTATTCTCCGGATCGCTCCATAACGACGCGACGATCTTCTATTCCTCGACGCGCGAGTCTTTTAACGACCCGGCGGGCGAGATCGACCTGACGGCGGCAAAGACAGACAATACGATAGTATCTTACGGAAGCAACATGAAGCTGAAATATTTTCCGCCGGTTCTTCCCCTTTCGATAGAAACTTTCTTTGAAGGACGGAAAGAAAGATTTCACCCCGTCGAGCACCTTCCCCTCTATGAGGAAGGGCCGGACAGAAAAAGGGAGACTCTCTCCTGCGCCGCTTCGGGTGACCTCTCCCTTCTCGGAGACCGGATCATCTTTACGTACGGCCACCGGTGGGAATGGTACGCCAACGAATTCTACGACCAGCCCTTTTTCCCCTGGCTTCCTCCTACTCCCCAGGGAAGGATCACGGGGAGGAACGACTCGCCCGGTGCTGGATTGCGGCTGATGCCCTTTTCTTTCCTCACCATAAAGGGAAACGCCGGCCGATATTACAGGGTGCCTACATTTTTCGAGATGTTCGGCAATCTCGGAAGCGTCACAGGCGACGCTTCCCTCACCCCCGAGACAGGCTTCAACCGCGATATCGGGATCATCCTCTCTTCTGAGCGATTCGCCTGGATACGCGATCTTTTCATCGAAGCCATCTATCTTCATAACGAGATCGACGACCTTATCCTCTTCTTCCCCAATTCGCAGTCGACCGTTAAACCGGAGAATATCGGGTCGGCGACGGTCAGGGGCGTCGAACTCTCCGCCGCTGGGTCTCTTCCCTGGCCTGTTCGGATCTCGGGAAACTACTGCTGGCTCGAAAGCGTCGATACCGGTCCGATACCGTATTACAACGGCAACTCACTTCCCGGAAGGCCGGAGCATGCCGCGTCGATATCTCTCCAATATGACGCAAAATGGTGGGGGGCGCGCTGGGAGACGAACTATACCAGCCCCAACTTCCTCGACAGGGCGAATATGAAAGAGGCCGGCGCGAGGACGATCCACAATCTCAACCTGGTTATAAGGCCTCCACTCGGTGGTGTGACCTTTACGATAGAAGGGCTCAATATCGGCGACGAGAAGACCAGCGACGTGGCGGGGTTTCCTCTTCCCGGAAGGAGTTTTTACGCTTCAGTCAGGTATCAGCTTTAG
- a CDS encoding acyltransferase — translation MRTVHDMARRLYRAFFRYDQVRELKKNGFRAGKNLKILRDVEIDFSHAWHIEIGDDVTLAPRVQILAHDASTKTHLDYTRIGKVKIGDRVFIGASSIILPGVTIGSDVVIGAGSVVTGNIPDGQVVAGNPARAICAIDQFLRRKEDEMAACPTFGEEYTMRKNVSSEMKAEMNRRMTGGIGYIV, via the coding sequence ATGAGAACGGTTCACGATATGGCGAGAAGGTTATACAGGGCTTTCTTCAGGTATGACCAGGTCAGGGAATTGAAAAAGAACGGTTTCAGGGCCGGAAAGAATCTTAAGATCCTAAGGGACGTGGAGATCGATTTCTCCCACGCCTGGCATATAGAGATAGGGGACGACGTGACTCTCGCGCCGCGCGTCCAGATACTCGCTCACGACGCCAGCACGAAGACGCATCTCGATTATACGAGAATAGGGAAGGTCAAGATCGGCGACAGGGTATTTATAGGGGCCAGTTCGATAATACTTCCCGGCGTGACGATCGGCAGCGACGTCGTCATAGGAGCGGGGAGCGTGGTGACCGGGAATATCCCTGATGGCCAGGTCGTCGCGGGAAATCCCGCGCGCGCGATCTGCGCCATAGACCAATTCCTGCGAAGAAAAGAGGATGAGATGGCGGCCTGTCCGACTTTCGGAGAGGAATATACGATGCGCAAGAATGTCTCGTCAGAGATGAAAGCAGAGATGAACCGCAGGATGACCGGCGGAATCGGTTATATCGTGTGA
- a CDS encoding pentapeptide repeat-containing protein, whose translation MSDRRHREMIEKGAAAWNGWRQDHPDIRPDISFSHIRRTDLAGVDLSGSDMRRAMLPGVCLRGADLDHADLSGIDLMEADLEGASLRGADLTGANLMGANLKKADLEGVILENAILYRADLGGTECARNALWLQTLMNFAEGLAQIEGDAGGFEFDGIESSHIHSSFVSTDICRLEIRLADPISAGASVEIMGALNRLYSKVADIDLPGPIVQIGHPE comes from the coding sequence ATGAGCGACCGACGGCACAGGGAGATGATCGAAAAAGGGGCCGCTGCCTGGAACGGGTGGCGGCAGGATCATCCCGATATCAGGCCTGATATCTCCTTTTCACACATAAGACGAACAGATCTCGCCGGAGTCGATCTGAGCGGTTCCGATATGCGCAGGGCCATGCTCCCGGGAGTCTGCCTCAGGGGCGCCGATCTTGATCATGCCGACCTCTCCGGCATAGACCTGATGGAAGCGGACCTTGAGGGGGCGTCGCTCAGGGGAGCCGATCTCACCGGTGCGAACCTGATGGGAGCGAATCTGAAAAAAGCCGATCTTGAAGGTGTGATCCTTGAAAACGCGATATTGTACAGGGCGGATCTCGGGGGAACGGAATGCGCGAGGAATGCCCTGTGGCTGCAGACCCTGATGAACTTTGCCGAAGGGCTGGCGCAGATCGAAGGTGACGCAGGCGGATTTGAGTTCGATGGGATCGAAAGTTCCCACATACATAGCAGTTTCGTTTCCACCGATATCTGCAGGCTCGAGATAAGGCTCGCTGATCCGATAAGCGCCGGGGCGAGCGTCGAGATAATGGGCGCTCTGAACAGGCTTTACAGCAAGGTGGCCGATATCGACCTGCCTGGGCCTATAGTACAGATCGGTCATCCGGAATAG